ttcgaagCATACAAAATCTGAGATATCCAAATTCTCTGATCCAGATGAACGTTTTTCTATAATTCATATAGATCTTGTTGGCCCTTTACCTGTTTCAGATGgtaaaaaatacattttaacTTGTATAGACCGATTTACTAATTGGGTTGAGGCAATTCCCTTAGGAGACATATCTGCAGAAACAGTTGCTCGTGCTTTCTATCAAAATTGGATTACTAGTGATTACTGTGTCATAACCGATCGAGGAAGTCAATTCACATCCTCACTTTTTCATCACCTCACTTCCTTTTGTGGAGTGAAACTCTGTCATACCACTGCTTATCACCCACAatgcaatggaaaaattgaacgaCAACACCGTACAATAAAAGCAGCCATACGGGCGCATAATTCCACCAAATGGACCGATACACTGCCAACAGTGTTGCTAGGTATTCGAGCTTCTTTGAAAGCAGATTCCAACTTCACTACAGCACAGATGGTCTACGGGACGTCAATACGAATGCCAGGtgaattctttgaaaattcCAAAACAAAAGTAGACTCGGAAACGTTTGTGACAGATTTACAAAAGAAAATGCGTACATTAAGACCGTGTAGCATTCAACAAAAGACTAAGGCACGTATTTTTGTTCATAAAGATTTGTCCGTATGCTCCCATGTTTTTGTTAAAATAGATAGGGTTAAAAAGCCTCTCGAGCCTGTTTATGAAGGTCCATTTTTGGTGATCGAACGtacgaacaaatatttcaaaattcaaatgaaagataAACAAGATACTATTTCAATCGACAGACTTAAGCCAGCATATTTAATGACAGATGATACGGACGTCACTACTGAATCAGACAGTCATTTACATCCTGATATTTCTAAAGATTTTGCTAGATTTCCGTCAATATCATTTAAGACTACGCGAAGTGGACGACATGTACATTTTCCGGCTCGTTATAGTGATATGGTGTCTACAAAAAGTATATAAGCAAATGTTGTTGTAAAAAGTGTCATTTGTTCATTTATTGTAATTAGCATTTTTGTATATTCGACATTAACATTAGTATCTCGTCACTTGCAATTCATTCTTTCAAATTTATTGCAGCTCCTGGGAGGGGAGTAATGTAGGGGCATAATATAATTGTGACAGTTTTGTGGTCGAAACATAGATATAGTTTTTAGTTCTAtgtaaataattagaatttaaattatcacctatgtgttaaaaaacaattgataaaaaaatacataaaaagtcACACTGAAGTATTGTATGTTTTCTCTGTATTTCATATTCTAATAATACAACATATTCAGCGTATCCGAAAACCtatattgtcataccaaagtttcaaatatcttgttctgttcaggagaaaataatttttttcgtttttccacttttcattttcgagttgagtccgaagagctctctggaaagcaattctctattgaagcatcaactgtttggttttctagaatcttcgaaataaattctatgcactcaatatcctgagacattaatagaacatccttattttcagagagtggaaaataggtcattgtaggggggtctaaccccttgctcatttttgaccctcaaaatcgagaatttcgaaatcgagtttttgttctagggtggaagtctaggcaacgctgattatggaaccggaaatctcaattagttcagatgaatataacaggatgtatcgcagattgaaaattgcaatttttgaaaaatgccatttcccagatgaaaatctcaacggagggagacaggctttcgaaaatgctcgcaatagattcagcgtgtccagaaacctatattttaaccaaagtttcaaatatctgtccttgtttgggagaaaataattttttttgtttttccacttttcattttctagttgagtccgaagagctctctggaaagcaattctctattgaagcatcaactgtttggttttctagaatcttcgaaataaattctatgcactcaatatcctgagacattaatagaacatccttattttcagagagtggaaaataggtcattgtaggggggtctaacaccttgctcatttttgaccctcaaaatcgatattttcgaaatcgagtttctgtgctagggtagaagcctaggcaacgctgactatagaaccggaaattccaagtggatcggatgaatataacaggatatatcgcagattgaaaattgcaatttttgaaaaatgacatgttgcagatgaaaatctaagcggagggagataggctttcgaaattgctcgagtGGAAAATAGTTCATTGTAGGGGGGTGTACCTAcacacttgctcatttttgacccacaaaatcgagattttcgaaatcaagtttctatgctaggatggaagcctaggcaacgctgattatagaaccggaaatcccaattggatcggatgaatataacaggagatatcgcagattgaaaattgcagattttgaaaaatgccattttccagatgaaaatctcaacggagggagacaggctttcgaaaatgctcgtaatagattcagcgtgtccagaaacctatattttcataccaaagtttcaaatatctggccttgtttgggagaaaataattttttttgtttttccacttttcattttctagttgagtccgaagagctctctggaaagcaattctctattgaagcataaactgtttggttttctagaatcttcgaaataaattctatgcactcaatatcctgagacattaatagaacatccttattttcagagagtggaaaataggtcattgtaggggggtctaatcgcttgctcattttttaccctcaaaatcgagaatttcgaaatcgagttttcgtgctagggtagaagtctaggcaacgctgatgaTGGAACCGGGAATCTCAATatgttcagatgaatataacaggagatatcgcagattgaaaattgcaatttttcaaaaatgccatgttccagatgaaaatcttaacggagggagacaggctttcgaaaatgctcgcaatagattcagcgtgtccagaaacctatattttaaccaaagtttcaaatatctgtccttgtttgggagaaaataattttttttgtttttccacttttcattttctagttgagtccgaagagctctctggaaagcaattctctattgaagcatcaactgtttggttttctagaatcttcgaaataaattctatgcactcaatatcctgagacattaatagaacatccttattttcagagagTGGAAAATTGGTCATTGTatgggggtctaacaccttgctcatttttgaccctcaaaatcgatattttcgaaatcgagtttctgtactagggtagaagcctaggcaacgctgactatagaaccggaaattccaagtggatcggatgaatataacaggatatatcgcagattgaaaattgcaatttttgaaaaaatgccatttcccagatgaaaatctcaacggagggagacaggctttcgaaaatgatcgcaatagattcagcgtgtccagaaacctatattttcgtaccaaagtttcaaatatctggccttgtttgggagaaaataattttttttgtttttccacttctcattttcgagttgactccgaagagctctctggaaagcaattctctattgaagcatcaactgtttggttttctagaatcatcgaaataaattccatgcactgcatatcctgagacatcaatagaacatccttattttcagacagagtggaaaatatgtcattgtaggggggtctaaccacttgctcatttttgaccctcaaaatcgagattttcgaaatcgagtttctgtgctagggtaaaagcctaggcaacgctgattatagaaccggaaatctcaattggatcagatgaatataacaggagatatcgcagattgaaaattgcaatttttgaaaaatgacatgttccagatgaaaatctaagcggagggagataggctttcgaaattgctcgagtGGAAAATAGTTCATTGTAGGGGGGTGTAcacacttgctcatttttgacccacaaaatcgagattttcgaaatcaagttactgtgctaggatagaagcctaggcaacgctgattatagaaccggaaatcccaattggatcggatgaatataataggagatatcgcagattgaaaattgcatattttaaaaaatgccattttccagatgaaaatctcaacggagggagacaggctttcgaaaatgctcgtaatagattcagcgtgtccagaaacctatattttcataccaaagtttcaaatatctggccttgtttgggagaaaataattttttttgtttttccacttttcattttcgagttgagtccgaagagctgtttggttttctagaatcttcgaaataaattctatgcactcaatatcctgagacattaatagaacatccttatttttagagagtggaaaataggtcattgtaggggggtctaatcccttgctcattttttaccctcaaaatcgagaatttcgaaatagaGGAttcgtgctagggtagaagtctaggcaacgctgattatggaaccgggaatctcaattggttcagatgaatattacaggagatatcgcagattgaaaattgcaatttttcaaaaatgccatgttccagatgaaaatcttaacggagatagataggctctcgaaaatgctcgcaatatatTTGTAGAGGCATAATATAATTGTGACAGTTTTGTGGTCGAAACATAGATATAGTTTTTAGTTCTAtgtaaataattagaatttaaattatcacctatgtgttaaaaaacaattgataaaaaaatacataaaaagtcACACTGAAGTATTGTATGTTTTCTCTGTATTTCATATTCTAATAATAGAACATTGGTGACCCCGAGGTGCGAAGTAAACTCGCTGAAATGTCGCAAGCTGAATCCCCAAGTGTGGAAGAAAATCAAGTTCCAGAAAACAATCTACCAGAAATCAACAAAATCTCAGTTAAAATTCCACCTTTTTGGTCAGAGAAACCGGAACGTTGGTTTTATCAAATAGATGCTCAATTTAGAATTAATGGTATCAGAAAGGACTCACTGAAATTCGACTATTTAATATCCCAGCTGGAACCTTCCTTAATAGACAATATTTGGGATATAGCAACCGGTTCAGATGATAATAAATATCAGCTTGCCAAAGAAAGATTGACGAGCATATTCGCAGAAAGTGAAGAAAAACGAATAAAGAGATTATTAACAGGGCAAAACCTTGGTGATCTGAAACCAAGTCAACTGTTAAGGAAATTGAAAACTCTAGCAGGTACTGATATATCAGAAAGAGTAATAAAAACCTTGTGGTTGGAAAATCTaccaatcaatataaaaaatgtagtGATCACAAGTGAAGAAGGTGTTAATCGTCTTGCAATCATGGCTGATAAAATTTATGAGTTAAACCCACCAAATGAATTGTATGGTATTAAAGGTTCAGGTTCCAATGCAACTAAAAGTACTTCCAATGAACTTGAAGAATTGAGAACAGAAGTAGCGGAACTTACTAAAGCTATCAAACAGTTCAGTATAAGTTATGAAAAAAGACCTACTAGGCGAAGTCTAACCCCTGGGAGAGGCCGAGATAGATCGAAATCAAGACAAAAATTCAATCCAGAAGGAAAATACTGTTATTTTCACTACAGATATGGTAAAAAATGCCGCCCTGAAAAATGTACTGGTCCTTGTGCTTGGAAAAAGCCGGAAAACTCCAGTCAGTAGTGGAAAGTGCAGCAACATCTACTACTGATTCAGTTACTTGCTGCAACTCTCGTTTATTCATGTTAGACAGGAACACGGGTTTGCAATTTTTAGTGGACAGCGGTGCTGAcgtatcaattattccatatgGTCAGAAAACTTCAGCACAGGTAAATTCGAACAATGACTTCATCTTGTATGCTGCTAATGGTACTCGGATACCCACCTATGGCATCATAATTATGGAAATCGATTTAGGTCTAAGGCGTGCATTTAGATGGCCTTTCATCATCGCCAAAACCTCAAGAGGCATTCTGGGTGCtgactttttgaaaaaattcaacctaCTCGTCGATCTGAAGAGACAACAGTTGGTGGATGGCGACACTAAGCTTTGCAGAAAAGGTGAATTGGCGTCCATCACATCAGAAGATGTAGTGAGTACTTTAGTCAGTGAAAAACTTGATAAATTCAGTGTACTATTGAACAATTATTCTGAG
The window above is part of the Coccinella septempunctata chromosome 8, icCocSept1.1, whole genome shotgun sequence genome. Proteins encoded here:
- the LOC123319287 gene encoding uncharacterized protein LOC123319287 — encoded protein: MSQAESPSVEENQVPENNLPEINKISVKIPPFWSEKPERWFYQIDAQFRINGIRKDSLKFDYLISQLEPSLIDNIWDIATGSDDNKYQLAKERLTSIFAESEEKRIKRLLTGQNLGDLKPSQLLRKLKTLAGTDISERVIKTLWLENLPINIKNVVITSEEGVNRLAIMADKIYELNPPNELYGIKGSGSNATKSTSNELEELRTEVAELTKAIKQFSISYEKRPTRRSLTPGRGRDRSKSRQKFNPEGKYCYFHYRYGKKCRPEKCTGPCAWKKPENSSQ